TCGCATGGATGAGAGCCAGGACGTCCTGCAACTGATCCCGGAAGCCGTAGGCCCCGCCGGACTGGTAGGGGCCGGCGCGGCCCCACAGCCTGCACGACAGGGTCTGGTAGACCAGCCAGCCGTTGGCCAGCACGTCGAGGCCGGGGTCCGGGGTCTCCACATGGATGGCCCCCAGGGTCCGGTTCCAGAATTCCCACACCCCCTCCAGGGCCTGCCGTGCGCCGCCCACGCCTCCGTAGCTCTGGATGAAATACCGGGCCTCGTCGGTGTTGCGGGCCGCGCCGATGATGAACACGATCTCGCGTTCCTGTCCCTCGGCCAGATCGATCCAGGTCTGCATCGCGGCGCAGGGATCAAGGCCGGGGCCGGTCGATCCCGAAAGACGCTTGCGGCGCATGGCCTCCGGACTGGCCAGGGAGCCGTTGCGGCCGATAAACGCGGTGCGGTTGCCACTGACCACACGCTCCCGCTGGCTGACCTGCACGAAGACCACCCGCCCGGCGCATTCGCGGCCATAGGCGTTGCGGGCATACAACGCCCCGCTCTCCGGGTCCGTTTCGGTGACGATGTGCATGAGGTTGGCGTGCCGCCACTCGCCGAGAACCAGTTCCCAATAGCCGGTCAAAGACAACCGGCGATGGCGTTTCGAGTGGTTGCGCAGCTTGACCGCCACGAACTTCACCGGCGCGTCCATGGCCACATAGGTATGCAGTTCCGAGGAAATGTCGGCCTCGCGATGCTCGAACACGCTGTAGCCGAACCCATGTCGGCACACGTATCCGGTCCGGCCCCGGGCGGGCAGCGGCGTGGGCGACCAAAACGCCCCGGTCTCCTCGTCGCGGATGTAGAAGGCCTCGCCGCTGACGTCGCTTACGGGGTCGTTGTGCCAGGTGGTCAGCCGGAATTCGTGGGCATTCTCCACCCAGGTGCAGGCGCTCCCGCCTTCGCTGACCACCGTGCCGATATGCGCGCTGGCGATGACGTTGGACCACGGGGCGGGGGTGTTTTGACCGGGCTCCAGGGTAATCACGTATTCGTGGCCGTCGGGCGTGAACCCTCCCAGGCCATTGCAGAAAATGCGCTCGCGCGGGGCGAGCTCCCGGGCCGGTTCGGGCGGCGGCGGCAGCACCGGCTTCAGGCGGTCCGAGACGCGTGGTCCCGTGGTGCGGCGTTCCACCTGCTCGACCAGCGTCTCCGGACCATCGGTAAGCACGACCCTGGCCACCGTCTGAAACAATACCCGGTCCTCCTCGGAGAGTTCCTCGGCCCGGCGCACGAAAACGCCTCCCGGCTTGTCAAGAAGCTGGGCCTCGGGGCCCGTGTTGATCAGCCCCACGATCTGGTCCTGCAGCACCGCCCGGTAGCCGGAAAAATCCTCGTTTAAGATCACCAGATCGCTGGCCAGGCCCTTTATCCGCCAATAGGCATGGGCCTGCAGGGCCTGCCGCACCGTGTCGATGCGCTCGATGTCGCCGATGCGCACCAGGATGATCGGCAGATCCCCTGAAACGGCAAAATGCCACAGGCCGGACTGGCCGCGCTGGTTGCGGGCGATGACCCCAGGGGCGACGCGGCGCAAGGCGTTGCCGTACACCACGGAATTGGCCAGGCGGCCGTAGACCTGGGCGTCGGCCTCGGTCGCCCCCAGGTTGCGCAGCACCTCCTGACTGTGAAACCAGGCCATTTCAAAGGCCCGGGCCACGAAATGCCGGTCGCAATACTTTTCGATCAAGGCCAGGGCGGCCTGCCGGGTGTCGGCCACGCCGGTGATGATCTGCACCGTGGCCGATTCGTCGGGCTTAAGGGTGATGGTGCGGCGGATGGACACGATGGGGTCGAGCACCGCCCCCTGGGTATTCGAAAGCGCCGTCTGCCCGCCGACGGACAGGGCCACGGGGTTGGCCGCCGTGCGCCCCCGTCCGATGAACGCGGCCCGATCCGTCTCGTAGGACGCCTCGTCGGCGGTCATGCCCGGGGCCGCCAGCACATGAAACATCCACGGCGTGGGTTCGTCCGGCGTGCGGCGGCGGCGGGTGCATAGGATCGCCTGCCGCTCGGGCAGGATCTCGGTCTGTACAAAGAGATTGCTGAAGGCGCGATGGGCCAGGTCGGCGTTGAGCGGCGCCAGCACCACCTCGGCGTAGCTGGTCACCTCCACGCGTCTTGTGCGCGACGACAGGTTGGTGAGCGTGACCCGGCGGATCTCGGCGTCGTCCTCCGGCGAGACGCTCATCTCCGTATGCGTTTCGATGGAGGCGTCGCGCCGCTGGTATTCCGCGCGGCCCTGCACAAAGGCCGCCTCATAGTGATCGGCCTGGCACAGCGTGGGTTGATATCCGGTGGACCAATACCGCCCCGTGTCCCGGTCGCGCAGATAGATGAACGTCCCCCAGCAGTCGCAGGTGACGTCCTCGCGCCAGCGGGTCACGGCCAGATCCCCCCACCGGCTGTAGCCGCCGCCGGCGTTGGTGGTCATGACGTGGTATCTGCCGTTGGACAACAGATGCACCTCGGGCAGGCGGGCGTCCGGGTCGGTGAAAACGCGCATGATCGACCCCGTGTCCACGGCGGGCGGATGCGCTGCGGCGCTCACCTCGGCGGCATGGGGGTGCAGCATCTCGCCGGTTTTGGGCAGGCGTTCCTGCAAAAGCAGCTCCGTGGCCCGCAGGGAGGGGGCGGACATGAACCGCCTCTGCATAGGCTGGGCAAGCAGGACATGGGCAAAGGCCAAAAGGCTCATTCCCTGGTGGTGGGCCATGAACGTCCGCACGATGGCGCTATGCGTGTCCCGTGACGCGCGCGAGGGCGTGTAGTCGATGGCCTCGTAAAAGCCGTAGGTCCCGAGGAACCCGCTGGCGAAAAGCCGTTGCAGATTGCGGCAGGCCTCCCGGGGCGCGACCATCAGGGCCAGGGCGCTGGCATAGGGAGCGATGACCAGATCGTCGCCCAGGCCGCGCTTGAATCCCAGGCCGGGCACGCCGAAGGCCCGATACTGGTAGACGTGTTGCACGTCGGTGGCGTTGTAGCAGGACTCGGAGATGCCCCAGGGCACGGCGCGTTGCCGACCGTATTCGATCTGGCGCGACACGGCGGCCTTGCAGGTCTGGTCCAGTAAGGTGTTCGGGAAGCTGGGCATGATCAGTTGCGGCATGAGGTATTCGAACATGGAGCCGCTCCAGGAAATGAGGCTCACGTCGCCGCCATGGCTTGTCAGCAGGCGGCCCAGGGAAAACCAATGTTTCTGGGGTATCTGGCCCTGGGCGATGATCACAAAGCTGGTCAGACGGGCCTCCGACGCCAACAGGTCGTAGCAGGACGGGTCGCGGCGCCGTTCGCCCACGTCGTAGCCGATGGCCAGCAGGCTGCGGGACGTGTCGTACAGAAACTCGAAATCCATCATCGCCAGGCTGCGGCAGCGGTCCGCCAGGGCGTCGATCATGGCCAGACGACGCGCCGCAGTATGGCCTAGAGACGCGGCGTGCATGGGGCTGTCGCCGGTTTCCGGGGGCTGGCCGTCACGGCCGTTCGCCCCGGCCAGTTCCGCCAGGGTGGGAATGTCGGCAAAAAGCTCCGGCTCGGGCGAAAGCAGACGCAACTCGTCGTGCAGGGCCTGGGCTTGCCGGTCGAAGGCATGGGCCCAGTAAAACAGATGACTGTCGCTGGCGGCATCCCCGGGCAGCAGGGCCGCCACGCCGTCGCCCACGCCGCACATCTCCTCCAGCACGCAATGGGCGGCAGCCAGGGTCAGCGGCTGTCCGGCCAGGGCCAGCGGGCGCAGGGCGTCCCGCAGAAGCGCAATTTTGCTTGCGAGTGCCGGCGTCCGGGCCGGAATCGCCTGTTCGGCAAGCATCTGCAGGGTGTCCATAAGCCCCGGAAAGGCGCTGGAGGACAACACCGGCTGTGCTTTCAACTCGGCCAGTCCGGCCTGCAAGGTCAGCAGGCAGCCCACGAGGTTGCCGCTGTCGACCGTGGAGACGTACTGGGGGCGAAGGGGGCGCCCCGTGCGCGTGTCGTACCAGTTGTAGAAATGGCCCCGGTACCGTTCCAGGCGCTCCATGGCGTCCAGGGTGTTCCCGGTTCGCTGCAACAGCTCCCCGGCGCACAGGTATCCGAAATCGTGCGCGGCCAGGTTCGCCAGAAGGGCCATGCCCATGTTCGTGGGCGAGGTTCGCGAGGCCAAAATCTCCGCCGGATATTCCTGATAGTTGTCGGGCGGCAACCAGTTATCCTTCGGCCCGACGAAGTCCTCGAAATACCGCCAAGTCTTCCTGGCCGCCCCGCGCAAAAACGCATGCTGGGCCAGGGTCAGTTCCTGGGTCGGGAGCAGAAGCGGCAGACTGATCCACCAGCACAGAAGCGGCGACGCGAACCACAGCAAAAGGACAGGCGCAGCAAACACCAGACCGTGCGGCTTGTCGGCCAAAAGGGTCAGGGCCAGGGCCAGGGCCGTGGCCAGGGCGGGCGCGAACCACATCTCCAGGTAAAACCCGGCCAGGGTGCGACAGGCGTTCCGGCGCGCATAGGACTTCGTGTGCCACGTAAGAAGTCCCTTCCGGGTAAAGAGCATGCGCCCGGCGGAACGCATGATCGCATCCAGGTTCATGATCGCGGCGTAGGGCAAGGCGGCCAGTTCCAGCCCGGAAAGGGCCATGGGACGTCCGGCGGCCCGGCTCGTCAGGAGCACCTGCAACGGCCAGGAACGGTCCTTTGGCTTCCGGATCAAGGCTATGGCGGCCTCCAACCCGGCGGGCAGAAAGAGCACGGCCGCAACCACCAGCGTCCAGAACCAGACCGGACCCGGGCCGATGGTCCATCCCACGGCCAGCAGGACCAGAAGCGACGGCGGCACGAGGCTGCGCCGCAGATTGTCGATGAGTTTCCACACCGACAACGCCGTGAGCGCGTTTGGCCGCCCGGCCGGTTTGGCCCCGTCCGCCCCGGGAGGGCCGGGCACGCGGGGAAAAAGCCAGCCCGCAAGCTGCCAATCGCCGCGCACCCAGCGGTGGCGGCGGCTGGCCTCCATGGCGTAACTGGCCGGATGCTCCTCGATGAGATCCACATCGGACACTAGGGCCGAGCGGGCATACCCGCTTTCCAGCAGGTCGTGGCTCAGGACCAGGTTTTCCGGAAAACGCCCGCTTAGGGCCTGCCGGACGGCGTCCACATCGTAAATGCCCTTGCCGATAAACGAGCCCTCGCCAAACAGATCCTGGTACACGTCCGACACCTCGCGGGTGTAGGGATCGATGCCCGAGTCTCCGGCGAAAAGTCTGGTGAACCGCGACTGTCCCGCGCTGGTCAGGCTGATGGAGACCCGCGGTTGCAGGATGGCGTAGCCTTCGACGACGCGCCTTGCGTCGGCGTCGTAGACCGGCCGGTTCAGGGGGTGGGCCATGTTGCCGATGAGCTTGCGGGCCGTGTCCCGGGGCAACTGGGTGTC
Above is a genomic segment from Desulfolutivibrio sulfodismutans DSM 3696 containing:
- a CDS encoding GH36-type glycosyl hydrolase domain-containing protein translates to MLRSELFSIKQLTLHAADLAGRHAIDPHPGPDRLLPRLADNERVLLAAYDVVTAAATPGQRIVPAESWLLDNFYLIEQQIVLARRHLPRGYSRQLPRLADGPSAGFPRIYDLALELISHMDGRVDSDNTTQFVAAYQTVLPLRLGELWAFPIMLQLALLENLRRVALRIAHRREELDSAIVWAQRMLATAEKEPKQLIQVLVEFADADVPLTASFVEEFYARLQAQGAVMAFIQTWVEQKLLEQGVTATQLSEAASRTAAANQISIANSIGSLRFIGSTDWKVFVESLSVVEQTLREDPVGLHADQDFATRDRYRHVIEDVARDSPQSEPDVARQAVALAQAAAQRHGLGHRAAHVGYYLIDHGRPLLDHAAGSRATWKTRLGRIGQPYRLGLYLGVIVCLTALATWAALSPLDDAGWADWRSWLLAVLAGVGVSGLAVSLANLAATMALPPRALPRLDYSQGIPPGQATMVIVPTLLGAPHEIDALLEALEIRYLGNRDPHLHFALLTDFSDASEAVMPDDEALVARARAGIEVLNETYREDRPNVFFLFHRPRTWNPHERTWMGYERKRGKLEQFNAVLRGGSKSAFSQIVGDTSLLGSIQYVITLDTDTQLPRDTARKLIGNMAHPLNRPVYDADARRVVEGYAILQPRVSISLTSAGQSRFTRLFAGDSGIDPYTREVSDVYQDLFGEGSFIGKGIYDVDAVRQALSGRFPENLVLSHDLLESGYARSALVSDVDLIEEHPASYAMEASRRHRWVRGDWQLAGWLFPRVPGPPGADGAKPAGRPNALTALSVWKLIDNLRRSLVPPSLLVLLAVGWTIGPGPVWFWTLVVAAVLFLPAGLEAAIALIRKPKDRSWPLQVLLTSRAAGRPMALSGLELAALPYAAIMNLDAIMRSAGRMLFTRKGLLTWHTKSYARRNACRTLAGFYLEMWFAPALATALALALTLLADKPHGLVFAAPVLLLWFASPLLCWWISLPLLLPTQELTLAQHAFLRGAARKTWRYFEDFVGPKDNWLPPDNYQEYPAEILASRTSPTNMGMALLANLAAHDFGYLCAGELLQRTGNTLDAMERLERYRGHFYNWYDTRTGRPLRPQYVSTVDSGNLVGCLLTLQAGLAELKAQPVLSSSAFPGLMDTLQMLAEQAIPARTPALASKIALLRDALRPLALAGQPLTLAAAHCVLEEMCGVGDGVAALLPGDAASDSHLFYWAHAFDRQAQALHDELRLLSPEPELFADIPTLAELAGANGRDGQPPETGDSPMHAASLGHTAARRLAMIDALADRCRSLAMMDFEFLYDTSRSLLAIGYDVGERRRDPSCYDLLASEARLTSFVIIAQGQIPQKHWFSLGRLLTSHGGDVSLISWSGSMFEYLMPQLIMPSFPNTLLDQTCKAAVSRQIEYGRQRAVPWGISESCYNATDVQHVYQYRAFGVPGLGFKRGLGDDLVIAPYASALALMVAPREACRNLQRLFASGFLGTYGFYEAIDYTPSRASRDTHSAIVRTFMAHHQGMSLLAFAHVLLAQPMQRRFMSAPSLRATELLLQERLPKTGEMLHPHAAEVSAAAHPPAVDTGSIMRVFTDPDARLPEVHLLSNGRYHVMTTNAGGGYSRWGDLAVTRWREDVTCDCWGTFIYLRDRDTGRYWSTGYQPTLCQADHYEAAFVQGRAEYQRRDASIETHTEMSVSPEDDAEIRRVTLTNLSSRTRRVEVTSYAEVVLAPLNADLAHRAFSNLFVQTEILPERQAILCTRRRRTPDEPTPWMFHVLAAPGMTADEASYETDRAAFIGRGRTAANPVALSVGGQTALSNTQGAVLDPIVSIRRTITLKPDESATVQIITGVADTRQAALALIEKYCDRHFVARAFEMAWFHSQEVLRNLGATEADAQVYGRLANSVVYGNALRRVAPGVIARNQRGQSGLWHFAVSGDLPIILVRIGDIERIDTVRQALQAHAYWRIKGLASDLVILNEDFSGYRAVLQDQIVGLINTGPEAQLLDKPGGVFVRRAEELSEEDRVLFQTVARVVLTDGPETLVEQVERRTTGPRVSDRLKPVLPPPPEPARELAPRERIFCNGLGGFTPDGHEYVITLEPGQNTPAPWSNVIASAHIGTVVSEGGSACTWVENAHEFRLTTWHNDPVSDVSGEAFYIRDEETGAFWSPTPLPARGRTGYVCRHGFGYSVFEHREADISSELHTYVAMDAPVKFVAVKLRNHSKRHRRLSLTGYWELVLGEWRHANLMHIVTETDPESGALYARNAYGRECAGRVVFVQVSQRERVVSGNRTAFIGRNGSLASPEAMRRKRLSGSTGPGLDPCAAMQTWIDLAEGQEREIVFIIGAARNTDEARYFIQSYGGVGGARQALEGVWEFWNRTLGAIHVETPDPGLDVLANGWLVYQTLSCRLWGRAGPYQSGGAYGFRDQLQDVLALIHATPWLAREHLLRCAGRQYRQGDVQHWWHPPNGQGVRTHFSDDYLWLPYAVCRYVATTGDTGVLDEMAPFLEGRELNAQEEASFDQPQSSSEVATLYEHCVRAISHGLRFGEHHLPLMGCGDWNDGMNLVGCEGRGESVWLGWFLYENLQSFAGLSRSRGDMEFAAACDAQAATLRANMETHAWDGGWYRRAYFDDGTPLGSSSNAECRIDSISQSWAVISGGGDQTRARLAMAAVDEHLVHRREGIIALLAPPFDTSNLEPGYIKGYVPGVRENGGHYTHAAIWTTMAFAMLGERERAWELFAMLCPVRHASRPEQSERYKVEPYVMSADIYAAPPHTGRGGWTWYTGAAGWMYRLTVETLLGIRLEVDRLHIAPCIPAHWDSYKIHYRFRETFYHITLTRVGEIPQRVIRVSVDGTASPQAVMDGAGRISLVDDRRDHHVQVDLG